One genomic window of Columba livia isolate bColLiv1 breed racing homer chromosome 9, bColLiv1.pat.W.v2, whole genome shotgun sequence includes the following:
- the GPR171 gene encoding G-protein coupled receptor 171 has translation MASNASQCLVWEEMEPFTYFYYLIFLMGFIGSCFALWAFTQKDQKQKPMSIYLINLLTADFLLTLALPVKIIVDLGVASWKLRIFHCQVTACFIYLNMYLSIIFLGFVSMDRCLQLMHSCKIYRIQEPGFAKMLSAVVWTMVLLITVPNMAIPIKTIEERPGAGCIDFKSKFGRDWHVLTNFICTAIFLNFSAVILISNFLVIRQLYRNKDSEGYGSARKALLSILLVSAGYVLCFVPYHVVRIPYTLSQSDAIASCPLKRALFIAKESTLLFAVSSLCFDPILYYHLSKSFRLKFTEAFAAPPQEKAFTAAGVRQSGEQNPTC, from the coding sequence ATGGCCAGCAATGCCTCGCAGTGCCTCGTCTGGGAGGAGATGGAACCTTTCACCTACTTTTACTACTTGATTTTTCTAATGGGATTTATTGGAAGTTGTTTCGCACTGTGGGCATTCACACAAAAAGATCAGAAGCAGAAGCCTATGAGCATCTACTTAATTAACCTCTTAACAGCGGACTTTTTGTTGACTTTGGCGTTGCCAGTGAAGATCATTGTTGACCTAGGAGTCGCATCCTGGAAACTGAGGATATTCCACTGTCAGGTCACAGCCTGTTTCATCTACCTGAACATGTACTTATCGATTATATTTTTGGGGTTTGTGAGCATGGATCGTTGCCTTCAGCTAATGCACAGTTGTAAGATCTACCGCATCCAGGAGCCTGGCTTCGCCAAGATGTTGTCTGCAGTCGTGTGGACAATGGTTCTCCTCATCACGGTGCCCAACATGGCGATCCCGATAAAAACCATTGAAGAGAGACCCGGGGCAGGATGCATCGATTTCAAATCGAAATTCGGAAGGGACTGGCACGTGTTAACTAATTTCATATGCACAGCGATATTCCTGAACTTTTCAGCTGTGATACTGATCTCCAATTTCCTCGTCATCCGACAGCTCTACCGCAACAAAGACAGCGAGGGCTACGGCAGCGCAAGGAAAGCCCTGCTCAGCATCCTGCTGGTGAGCGCGGGGTACGTGCTGTGCTTCGTGCCCTACCACGTGGTGCGCATCCCCTACACGCTCAGCCAGAGCGACGCCATCGCCAGCTGCCCGCTGAAGCGCGCCCTCTTCATAGCCAAAGAGTCCACGCTGCTGTTCGCCGTGTCCAGCCTCTGCTTCGACCCCATCCTCTACTACCACCTCTCCAAATCCTTCCGGCTGAAATTCACCGAGGCGTTTGCGGCACCCCCGCAGGAGAAGGCTTTCACGGCCGCGGGGGTGCGGCAGAGCGGGGAGCAGAACCCAACGTGCTGA